The following are encoded together in the Paludisphaera mucosa genome:
- a CDS encoding DinB family protein encodes MADQTLLTLWDDVRAKTLDVLKGLDDVHARWAPPNLQNSCLWHAGHAFVVAEFLASRALGLTAQMPAGWQKMFSWESNPAHTRPEEWPTLAVVVTALSEQHRRLREVYAALSPDQLDTADPGKTERSARRTILVAMQDEARHTGEIQLLRKLMTKTFVVAGTSIA; translated from the coding sequence ATGGCCGATCAGACTCTGCTGACCTTGTGGGACGACGTCCGCGCCAAGACCCTCGACGTCCTGAAGGGTCTCGACGACGTACACGCAAGATGGGCGCCCCCGAACCTGCAAAATTCGTGCTTGTGGCACGCCGGCCATGCGTTCGTCGTGGCCGAGTTCCTGGCTTCGCGGGCGCTGGGCCTCACGGCGCAGATGCCGGCGGGCTGGCAGAAGATGTTCAGCTGGGAGAGCAACCCGGCGCACACGCGGCCCGAAGAATGGCCGACGCTGGCCGTCGTCGTGACCGCCCTTTCGGAGCAGCACCGCCGCCTGCGCGAAGTCTACGCCGCCCTCTCGCCCGACCAGCTGGACACGGCCGACCCAGGCAAGACCGAGCGCTCGGCGCGCCGCACGATCCTCGTCGCCATGCAGGACGAGGCCCGGCACACCGGCGAGATCCAGCTGTTGAGGAAGCTCATGACCAAGACGTTCGTCGTCGCCGGGACGTCGATCGCCTGA
- a CDS encoding alpha/beta hydrolase family protein, with translation MTRLEAACAGLVVGITLGLVSLDCGGRPSGDLDLPRPTPGLELRSEDFARARAGFSTRLVRRGPSPSTGEPLATPADAEAVEYRSGGLRLRAYRSRPAPDGVRRAAVLFLHGGFAFGEGHWEMSRPFRDAGYVVMTPVLRGENGQPGDFSLFYDEVDDVLAAAEALAAAPDVDPENLFVAGHSVGGTLAMMAASASPRFRAAASMSGSPDLIAYLQVSRTPAPFEASSEAEVRLRSPVAYAASFKCPVRLYCGEDEFWVQGGTRRTAMLAERAGIDAAAVEVPGDHSSSVPEAIREILAFFRKVRRASSE, from the coding sequence GTGACCCGACTAGAGGCGGCGTGTGCGGGGCTCGTCGTCGGAATCACCCTCGGACTTGTGTCGCTCGACTGTGGAGGGCGGCCGTCCGGCGACCTCGACCTGCCCCGCCCGACGCCCGGCCTCGAACTCAGGTCCGAGGATTTCGCCCGCGCCCGGGCCGGATTCTCGACCCGACTGGTCCGTCGCGGGCCGTCGCCCTCGACGGGCGAGCCGCTCGCGACCCCGGCCGACGCCGAGGCGGTCGAGTATCGCTCGGGCGGCCTGCGGTTGCGGGCCTACCGCAGCCGGCCCGCGCCCGACGGCGTGAGGAGGGCGGCCGTCCTCTTCCTCCACGGCGGGTTCGCCTTCGGCGAGGGGCACTGGGAGATGAGCCGCCCCTTCCGCGACGCCGGCTACGTCGTGATGACGCCCGTCCTGCGCGGCGAGAACGGCCAACCGGGGGACTTCTCCCTTTTCTACGACGAGGTCGACGACGTGCTCGCCGCGGCCGAGGCATTGGCCGCGGCGCCGGATGTGGATCCGGAAAACCTGTTCGTGGCCGGCCACAGCGTCGGGGGAACTCTGGCGATGATGGCCGCGTCGGCCTCCCCGCGGTTCCGCGCCGCAGCCTCCATGTCGGGCTCCCCGGACCTGATCGCCTACCTCCAGGTCAGCCGCACGCCCGCGCCGTTCGAAGCCTCCTCGGAGGCCGAGGTCCGGCTCCGTTCTCCCGTCGCCTACGCGGCCAGCTTCAAGTGCCCCGTCCGACTGTATTGCGGCGAGGACGAATTCTGGGTGCAAGGCGGCACCCGCCGGACGGCGATGCTGGCCGAGAGGGCTGGGATCGATGCAGCGGCCGTCGAGGTGCCGGGCGACCACTCCTCCTCGGTGCCGGAGGCGATCCGGGAGATCCTCGCTTTCTTCCGCAAGGTGAGACGCGCGTCCTCGGAGTGA
- a CDS encoding glycerol-3-phosphate dehydrogenase/oxidase has translation MSPNTLSRGENLERLRAGTTWDVVVVGGGATGLGAAVDAAARGYKTLVLESLDFAHGTSSRSTKLVHGGVRYLAQGNIPLVREALHERGLLTRNAPHLVHPRDFIVPAYRYWQIPFYGVGLWLYDRLAGRLSLGRSRWLSRKDVLKRTPTIRGEGLRGGILYIDGQFDDARLAVALARTAVGLGASALNHVAVIGLVKELGRIVGVRARDAETGEEFAIRAKAVVNATGVYADAVRRLDQPDASALLAPSQGAHIVLDRSFLPGDTAIMIPKTDDGRVLFAIPWHHRTLIGTTDVPLSQTPREPGPLAEELAFLLEHAGRHLTRTPTAADVKSQFAGLRPLINSEVGRGGQTKKLSREHAVVVSDSGLITVTGGKWTTYRVMACDAVDHAAEVGALARKPCATENLHLHGWTDHLADREETLAIYGSELADLKELIARSPEAGRKLHAALPYVEVEVIWGVRHEAARTIEDVLARRTRALFLDARACIEVAPRVAEIMAAELGEDQAWQDRQVADFRALAATYLPPAGDAIPTRPTRGHPS, from the coding sequence ATGTCGCCGAACACGCTCTCGCGCGGGGAGAACCTGGAGCGCCTCCGGGCCGGGACGACGTGGGACGTCGTCGTCGTGGGCGGCGGGGCGACGGGCCTCGGGGCCGCCGTCGACGCCGCCGCACGGGGCTACAAGACGCTCGTCCTGGAGTCGCTCGACTTCGCCCACGGGACGTCGAGCCGGAGCACCAAGCTGGTCCACGGCGGCGTCCGCTACCTGGCCCAGGGGAACATCCCCCTGGTCCGCGAGGCGCTCCACGAGCGCGGCCTGCTGACCCGGAACGCTCCCCACCTCGTCCACCCCCGCGACTTCATCGTCCCGGCGTACCGCTACTGGCAGATCCCGTTCTACGGCGTCGGGCTCTGGCTGTACGACCGCCTGGCCGGCCGCCTCAGCTTGGGCCGCTCGCGCTGGCTCTCGCGGAAGGACGTGCTGAAACGGACGCCGACGATCCGCGGCGAGGGGCTCCGCGGGGGCATCCTCTACATCGACGGCCAGTTCGACGACGCCCGCCTGGCCGTCGCGCTGGCCCGGACGGCGGTCGGCCTGGGGGCCTCGGCGCTCAATCACGTCGCCGTGATCGGGCTCGTCAAGGAGCTGGGCCGGATCGTCGGCGTGCGGGCGCGCGACGCCGAGACGGGCGAGGAGTTCGCGATCCGCGCGAAAGCGGTCGTCAACGCCACCGGGGTTTACGCCGACGCCGTACGGCGGCTCGACCAGCCCGACGCCTCGGCGCTCCTCGCTCCGAGCCAGGGCGCGCACATCGTCCTGGACCGGTCGTTCCTGCCCGGCGACACGGCGATCATGATCCCCAAGACCGACGACGGCCGGGTTCTCTTCGCGATCCCCTGGCACCACCGCACGCTCATCGGCACGACCGACGTCCCGCTCTCGCAGACGCCCCGCGAGCCCGGGCCGCTGGCCGAGGAGCTGGCCTTCCTGCTGGAGCACGCCGGCCGCCACCTGACCCGCACGCCGACCGCCGCCGACGTCAAGAGCCAGTTCGCCGGCCTCCGGCCCCTGATCAACTCCGAGGTCGGCCGCGGCGGCCAGACCAAGAAGCTCTCGCGCGAGCACGCCGTCGTCGTCTCCGACTCGGGGCTGATCACCGTCACCGGCGGCAAGTGGACGACCTACCGCGTCATGGCCTGCGACGCCGTCGACCACGCGGCCGAGGTCGGCGCGCTGGCTCGCAAGCCGTGCGCGACCGAGAATTTGCACCTCCACGGCTGGACCGACCACCTCGCCGATCGCGAGGAGACGCTGGCGATCTACGGCTCGGAACTGGCCGACCTGAAGGAGCTGATCGCCCGGTCGCCCGAAGCAGGGCGGAAGCTGCACGCGGCCCTGCCCTACGTCGAGGTCGAGGTGATCTGGGGCGTCCGCCACGAGGCGGCCCGCACGATCGAGGACGTCCTGGCCCGCCGCACCCGGGCCCTCTTCCTGGACGCCCGCGCCTGCATCGAGGTCGCGCCCCGCGTCGCCGAGATCATGGCCGCCGAACTCGGCGAGGACCAGGCCTGGCAGGACCGGCAGGTCGCCGATTTCCGCGCATTGGCCGCGACCTATCTCCCGCCGGCCGGCGATGCGATCCCGACGCGCCCGACCCGCGGGCATCCGTCGTGA
- a CDS encoding SAM-dependent methyltransferase encodes MADERLISDRFPRASAYNPEWLLAGVGGAANPLWMTEWLAGALDLRPGMRVLDLGCGRAMSSIFLRREFGVQVWAADLWFSVSENLQRARDAGVEDGVFPLHVDARSLPFASEFFDAIVSIDSFPYYGTDDQYLGYLARFVKPGGQLGIVGAGLIREIEGEVPAHLRGWWTPDLWCLHSAAWWRRHWERTGIVDVATADALPEGWRRWLDWLGLVAPENVTEVQAIEADAGDYLGYVRVAGRRRAEAQPSEPITSVPTQYEKKPLLRDSE; translated from the coding sequence ATGGCGGACGAGCGGCTGATCTCCGACCGGTTCCCCCGCGCCTCGGCCTATAACCCCGAGTGGCTGCTCGCCGGGGTCGGCGGCGCGGCGAACCCCCTATGGATGACCGAGTGGCTGGCCGGGGCGCTCGACCTGCGACCCGGCATGCGCGTGCTGGATCTCGGCTGCGGTCGCGCGATGTCGTCGATTTTCCTGCGCCGCGAGTTCGGCGTGCAGGTCTGGGCCGCCGACCTCTGGTTCAGCGTCTCGGAGAACCTGCAACGGGCCCGCGACGCGGGGGTCGAGGACGGGGTCTTCCCGCTCCACGTCGACGCGCGCTCGCTCCCCTTCGCATCGGAGTTCTTCGACGCGATCGTGTCGATCGACTCGTTCCCCTACTACGGCACCGACGACCAGTACCTCGGTTATCTCGCGCGGTTCGTGAAGCCCGGCGGCCAGCTGGGGATCGTCGGGGCCGGCCTGATCCGAGAGATCGAGGGCGAGGTCCCCGCTCATCTTCGGGGATGGTGGACGCCGGACCTGTGGTGCCTGCACTCGGCGGCCTGGTGGCGACGGCACTGGGAGCGGACCGGCATCGTGGACGTCGCGACGGCCGACGCCCTCCCCGAAGGCTGGCGGCGCTGGCTGGACTGGCTCGGCCTGGTCGCCCCCGAGAACGTGACGGAGGTCCAGGCGATCGAGGCCGACGCCGGCGATTACCTGGGCTACGTCCGCGTGGCGGGACGACGCCGTGCCGAGGCGCAGCCGTCGGAGCCGATCACGTCCGTCCCCACGCAATATGAGAAGAAGCCCCTGCTCCGCGACTCGGAGTGA
- a CDS encoding winged helix-turn-helix transcriptional regulator, with protein sequence MDESECPIRTTLDVIGGKWKPLILFQLKAGPRRFSALRRAIPEVTPKMLTDHLKELERDGIVRREVFAVVPPRVEYAFTPYGEGLKPILTAMAEWGAGHRARNPASS encoded by the coding sequence ATGGACGAGTCCGAATGCCCGATCCGGACGACGCTGGATGTGATCGGCGGGAAGTGGAAGCCGCTCATCCTCTTCCAGCTCAAGGCCGGGCCGCGGCGATTCAGCGCCCTGCGGCGGGCCATCCCCGAGGTGACGCCGAAGATGCTCACCGACCATCTGAAAGAGCTGGAGCGGGACGGGATCGTCCGACGGGAAGTTTTCGCCGTCGTGCCGCCCCGCGTCGAATACGCCTTCACCCCGTACGGCGAGGGCCTGAAGCCGATCCTGACCGCGATGGCGGAGTGGGGCGCCGGACATCGAGCGAGAAATCCGGCGTCGTCCTGA
- a CDS encoding transposase — translation MERKPYPSDLTDAQWRLIAPLTPGVKPGGRPRKYDMREVMDALLYVDREGCSWRALPHDLPHWKTCYNFFRRFESDGTWDSLVAALRVAVRKKLGRDPTPSGACIDSQSAKTASGGA, via the coding sequence ATGGAACGCAAGCCCTACCCCAGCGACCTGACCGATGCGCAATGGCGGCTCATCGCGCCGCTGACCCCCGGTGTGAAGCCCGGCGGGCGGCCGCGCAAGTACGACATGCGCGAGGTGATGGACGCCCTGCTGTACGTCGACCGCGAGGGTTGCTCGTGGCGGGCCCTGCCGCACGACCTCCCGCACTGGAAGACCTGCTACAACTTCTTCCGCCGCTTCGAGTCCGACGGGACCTGGGACTCCCTGGTCGCGGCCCTGCGGGTCGCGGTCCGGAAGAAGCTGGGACGCGACCCGACGCCGAGCGGCGCGTGCATCGACAGCCAGTCGGCGAAGACGGCCTCCGGCGGCGCGTAG
- a CDS encoding BlaI/MecI/CopY family transcriptional regulator, producing MGRPPAKDLTDRELEVMQAFWGYDDATAAEARDRLAGSGLDRTYVTIANLVRGLADKGFLRQINDDKPFRYRAIRSYEEISGRILSDLVHRVFRGSRAQLLKQLVEQRALTDEERDMLREVLKERGR from the coding sequence ATGGGACGCCCGCCAGCGAAAGACCTGACGGACCGGGAACTCGAAGTCATGCAGGCCTTCTGGGGCTACGACGACGCCACGGCGGCGGAGGCTCGCGATCGCCTAGCCGGGTCGGGGCTCGACAGGACATACGTGACGATCGCCAACCTCGTGCGGGGGCTGGCCGACAAGGGATTTCTGCGACAGATTAACGATGACAAGCCCTTCCGCTACCGGGCCATCCGGTCGTACGAGGAGATATCCGGACGCATCCTGAGCGACCTGGTCCATCGCGTCTTTCGCGGTTCCCGCGCCCAGTTGCTGAAGCAGCTCGTGGAACAACGCGCCTTGACGGATGAGGAACGCGACATGCTTCGCGAAGTCTTGAAGGAGCGAGGACGATGA
- a CDS encoding alginate O-acetyltransferase AlgX-related protein has protein sequence MDRRRRAVRVLVYASWLGVLGLALRIGGTAFDTNPEHLVGLLGLAYLAAWGPYFVFSPHGPAGTLGRFALCTGALGLALGAMEVPAMLRLVDYRVVFTAPTPPWQRAGNGPDPDLIYVRRPHQKTRFRYDGAELYGLRGAKPWRRYNCELVTDAHGFRNPTDAARADVVVIGDSFIEGLHVEADALVTSQLAEMLGRSVVNLGRTGYGPQQEANVLRRYGVALKPSACVWAFYEGNDLQDLHEFDANRKNLRYILDERRSDGVYGRSFVRNGLGFAIRNWLRPDATRPAAAYTGLFTDRDGREVPMVFGTGIQHGAGGPEFPRGTSPELERIRAILADARALCREHGVDLVVAFVPAKFRVYRDLCRFAPDSPCTAWPSDDLPDDVGRVVAGLGPDVGFVDLTPPFRAAAEAGGLVYLPDDTHWSEEGHRLAAEALAPVLESRLDRPREGRVASAPPRR, from the coding sequence ATGGATCGACGCAGGCGAGCGGTTCGGGTGCTGGTCTATGCGAGCTGGCTGGGCGTGCTCGGCCTGGCCCTGCGGATCGGCGGGACCGCGTTCGACACGAACCCCGAGCACCTCGTAGGGCTCCTCGGGTTGGCCTACCTGGCGGCCTGGGGGCCTTATTTCGTCTTCTCGCCGCACGGGCCCGCGGGGACGCTCGGGCGGTTCGCGCTCTGCACCGGCGCGCTCGGGCTGGCGCTGGGGGCGATGGAGGTCCCGGCAATGCTCCGGCTGGTCGATTACCGCGTCGTCTTCACCGCGCCGACGCCCCCCTGGCAGCGCGCGGGCAACGGGCCCGATCCCGACCTGATCTACGTCCGGCGGCCCCACCAGAAGACCCGATTCCGCTACGACGGGGCCGAGCTGTACGGCCTCCGCGGCGCGAAGCCCTGGCGACGCTACAACTGCGAGCTGGTCACCGACGCCCACGGCTTCCGCAACCCGACCGACGCGGCCCGGGCCGACGTCGTCGTGATCGGCGACTCGTTCATCGAAGGCCTGCACGTCGAGGCCGACGCGCTCGTGACCTCGCAACTCGCCGAGATGCTGGGGCGCAGCGTCGTGAACCTGGGCCGGACGGGCTACGGCCCGCAGCAGGAGGCGAACGTCCTCCGCCGTTACGGGGTCGCCCTCAAACCGTCCGCCTGCGTCTGGGCCTTCTACGAGGGCAACGACCTGCAGGACCTGCACGAGTTCGACGCCAACCGGAAGAACCTCCGCTACATCCTCGACGAGCGACGGTCCGACGGCGTCTACGGCCGGAGCTTCGTGCGCAACGGCCTGGGCTTCGCGATCCGGAACTGGCTCCGACCCGATGCCACGCGGCCGGCCGCGGCGTACACGGGCCTGTTCACGGACCGCGACGGCCGGGAAGTGCCGATGGTCTTCGGCACGGGCATCCAGCACGGCGCGGGGGGGCCGGAGTTCCCCCGGGGGACCTCTCCCGAGCTGGAGCGGATCCGGGCGATCCTGGCCGACGCCCGGGCCCTGTGTCGCGAGCACGGCGTCGACCTCGTCGTCGCCTTCGTGCCCGCCAAGTTCCGCGTCTATCGCGACCTCTGCCGGTTCGCGCCCGACTCGCCCTGTACGGCCTGGCCTAGCGACGACCTCCCCGACGACGTCGGGCGCGTGGTCGCCGGGCTCGGACCGGACGTGGGCTTCGTCGACCTCACGCCGCCGTTCCGCGCGGCGGCCGAGGCGGGCGGGCTCGTCTACCTGCCCGACGACACGCACTGGTCGGAAGAGGGCCACCGCCTGGCGGCCGAGGCGCTCGCCCCGGTGCTGGAGAGTCGCCTCGACCGTCCTCGCGAAGGCCGCGTCGCCTCCGCCCCCCCCCGGCGCTGA
- a CDS encoding NADPH-dependent F420 reductase, producing MKIAIIGAGQVGGTLGRAWAAAGHEIVFGVRDPAGNRVASVVATTAGRARAAGVAEAAAGAEVVVLATPWPATESAVREAGDLSGKVLIDCTNPLADDLSVLLVGRTSSGAELVATWAPEARVVKAFNTTGFENMADPDFHGRPATMLIAGDDEAAKAIACGLARDVGFDPVVAGPLTMARLLEPIALLWINLALFRGHGTRVTFQLDRKA from the coding sequence ATGAAAATCGCGATCATCGGGGCGGGTCAGGTCGGCGGGACGCTGGGGAGGGCCTGGGCCGCGGCCGGCCACGAAATCGTCTTCGGAGTCCGGGACCCGGCCGGAAACAGGGTCGCTTCCGTCGTCGCGACGACCGCCGGCCGGGCCCGCGCGGCCGGAGTCGCCGAGGCGGCGGCCGGCGCGGAGGTGGTCGTCCTCGCCACCCCCTGGCCGGCGACCGAGTCGGCGGTGCGGGAGGCCGGCGACCTGTCGGGAAAGGTGCTCATCGACTGCACCAACCCGCTGGCCGACGACCTGTCCGTCCTGCTCGTCGGTCGGACCTCCTCGGGCGCGGAGTTGGTGGCGACCTGGGCGCCGGAGGCTCGCGTGGTGAAGGCGTTCAACACCACCGGATTCGAGAACATGGCCGACCCCGACTTCCACGGCAGGCCCGCGACCATGCTCATCGCCGGCGACGACGAGGCCGCGAAGGCGATCGCCTGCGGCCTGGCCCGCGACGTCGGCTTCGACCCGGTGGTCGCCGGCCCGCTGACGATGGCTCGTCTCCTCGAACCGATAGCCTTGCTCTGGATCAATCTCGCTTTATTCCGAGGTCATGGGACTCGCGTCACATTCCAGCTCGATCGGAAAGCATGA
- a CDS encoding DUF3024 domain-containing protein: MKTSKTGGPKSRGGGKAGGAGVAVAEEKPVILDFVESRIAAFNDKRGGGVGVRKDRHGYTLFLEDCGEPIARLRPRADGRFAVLYWSVFSERWRTIGDFGDVILGLDDALEYIVMDPMDCFWR; this comes from the coding sequence ATGAAGACCAGCAAGACGGGCGGGCCGAAGTCCCGGGGCGGCGGCAAGGCCGGCGGGGCCGGGGTGGCCGTGGCGGAAGAAAAACCGGTGATCCTCGATTTCGTCGAGAGTCGGATCGCGGCGTTCAACGACAAGCGCGGCGGGGGCGTGGGCGTCCGCAAGGACCGCCACGGCTACACCCTTTTCCTGGAGGACTGCGGCGAGCCGATCGCCCGACTCCGGCCCCGGGCCGACGGCCGCTTCGCCGTCCTCTACTGGAGCGTCTTCAGCGAGCGCTGGCGGACGATCGGCGACTTCGGCGACGTCATCCTGGGCCTCGACGACGCGTTGGAATACATCGTCATGGACCCGATGGACTGCTTCTGGCGCTGA
- a CDS encoding M56 family metallopeptidase — protein sequence MTDLGLMLAWSAVQASLVLATTAAIYLRASRRSPASGAWAASLGLGLALAVGLLSMAMRTRASSPTPIADVNVPPAVNASSARGVADPAPQAFSGDRRPLLSSIREAWSHLDRTAAAPADICRSWASMLAVVGLAGIACGVLRLLAGLWAVHLVRVRSRRVDDAELLRLLSEVRSEMLCKKRVEFRESAELTAPATAGWRSAVILLPDDWRSWDEDARRAVLSHELAHILREDYITGVVARAAQALYFYNPLVHWLAARLRLEQELAADALGAKFSGGNDRYLHSLSRLALRQDGRPPCWPARAFLPVKGTLIRRIDMLRDEKKSPCRPWAGLHRASAASLMLSAAIVASLLHGPARADDRDGQPFADAARRAAEPFDLSYVMDEDSQSFVAFRPAAAFQLAGMELYRTMLNLAIGQQWALAANQFKFDPTKPGQTAPKVEMFEQVTADIRIARVDGPKPNGRIFVTRLTCRTAEPVDWKAVFRLFGAVVSEVRDGNGSYFRVTNLPTKLDAFFFCPDERTLVVSGEERPADSEKRMLKLLHRDRAAAPPTSVFAQGKDWDRLLGGLLVVGLDNRGGKLTKVFRTDDPTDFDIDPVPAFEHADLWAIGLEDDEQIRFRAVGTCPDAEASGSTVRAVTDIFDQVRRQIEAHAPSKTPLRPEVTKAEQMTREFFRNTQVTGEGRSVLLQSTGAGSLADLAWLFAAGVVN from the coding sequence ATGACGGATCTCGGCTTGATGCTGGCCTGGTCCGCGGTCCAGGCTTCGCTCGTGCTGGCGACGACCGCGGCGATCTACCTTCGTGCTTCCCGACGAAGCCCGGCGTCGGGCGCCTGGGCCGCCTCGCTGGGCCTGGGCCTCGCCTTGGCTGTCGGGCTGCTGTCGATGGCCATGCGGACCCGGGCGTCTTCGCCGACGCCTATCGCCGACGTGAATGTCCCGCCCGCCGTGAACGCGAGCTCGGCCCGCGGCGTCGCCGACCCCGCGCCGCAGGCCTTCTCCGGCGACCGTCGGCCGTTGCTATCCAGCATCCGCGAGGCGTGGAGTCACCTCGATCGGACGGCGGCGGCCCCTGCGGACATCTGCCGTAGCTGGGCCTCCATGCTGGCCGTCGTCGGGCTGGCAGGTATCGCCTGCGGAGTGCTCCGGCTGCTCGCCGGGCTATGGGCCGTCCATCTCGTCAGGGTGCGGAGCCGTCGGGTGGACGACGCCGAGCTGTTGCGTCTCCTCTCGGAGGTACGATCCGAGATGTTATGCAAGAAGCGGGTCGAGTTCCGCGAATCCGCCGAACTGACCGCCCCGGCCACGGCGGGATGGCGCAGCGCCGTGATCCTGCTGCCCGATGACTGGCGGTCGTGGGACGAGGACGCGCGTCGGGCCGTACTGTCGCATGAACTGGCCCATATCCTTCGCGAGGATTACATCACCGGGGTCGTGGCGCGTGCCGCCCAGGCCCTGTACTTCTACAACCCCCTCGTCCACTGGTTGGCCGCCCGCCTCCGGTTGGAGCAGGAGTTGGCCGCCGACGCCCTTGGGGCGAAGTTCTCGGGCGGGAACGATCGGTATTTGCACAGCTTGTCTCGACTGGCTCTTCGACAGGACGGACGTCCCCCATGCTGGCCGGCCAGGGCGTTCCTGCCGGTGAAGGGGACCTTGATCAGGAGGATCGACATGTTGCGTGACGAGAAGAAATCTCCGTGCCGCCCCTGGGCGGGTCTGCATCGGGCGTCGGCGGCCTCGCTTATGCTCTCCGCGGCGATCGTCGCCTCGCTGCTGCACGGGCCGGCCCGTGCGGACGACCGCGACGGCCAGCCCTTCGCGGACGCGGCGCGGCGAGCGGCCGAGCCGTTCGACCTGTCGTACGTCATGGACGAGGATTCGCAGAGCTTCGTCGCGTTCCGCCCCGCGGCCGCCTTTCAGCTCGCCGGCATGGAGCTCTACCGCACCATGCTGAACCTGGCGATCGGCCAGCAGTGGGCGCTCGCGGCGAACCAATTCAAGTTCGACCCGACCAAGCCCGGCCAGACCGCCCCGAAGGTCGAGATGTTCGAGCAGGTCACGGCCGACATACGAATTGCTCGGGTGGACGGCCCGAAGCCGAACGGGCGGATCTTCGTCACCAGGCTCACGTGCAGGACGGCCGAACCGGTGGACTGGAAGGCCGTCTTCCGGCTGTTCGGGGCGGTCGTCTCAGAGGTCCGCGACGGGAACGGATCTTATTTCCGCGTGACGAATTTGCCGACCAAACTCGACGCGTTCTTCTTCTGCCCCGACGAGCGGACCCTGGTGGTTTCCGGAGAGGAGCGTCCCGCCGATTCGGAGAAACGAATGCTCAAGCTCCTCCATCGCGATCGGGCCGCCGCACCGCCCACTTCCGTGTTCGCGCAGGGGAAGGATTGGGACCGGCTGCTCGGCGGCCTCTTGGTGGTCGGCCTCGACAACCGCGGCGGGAAGCTGACGAAGGTCTTCCGGACTGACGACCCGACGGACTTCGATATCGACCCCGTCCCCGCGTTCGAGCACGCCGACCTCTGGGCGATCGGACTCGAGGACGACGAACAGATCCGATTCCGGGCCGTCGGGACGTGCCCGGATGCTGAAGCGAGCGGCTCGACCGTCCGGGCGGTTACGGACATCTTCGACCAGGTAAGACGACAGATCGAGGCGCATGCGCCGTCGAAGACTCCCCTTCGGCCCGAGGTGACGAAAGCGGAGCAGATGACCCGGGAGTTCTTCAGGAATACGCAGGTCACCGGCGAGGGTCGTTCGGTCCTCCTGCAATCCACCGGCGCCGGGTCGCTGGCCGACCTCGCCTGGCTGTTCGCCGCCGGGGTCGTCAACTGA
- a CDS encoding transposase yields the protein MVRGRKRHVVTDTVGLLLIVVVTAANADDGATAPRLLAGLPAASFPRLSVVWADRKYRNNKLDEWLAGQRRLRLEISSKPEGAIGFKPLKKRWAVEQTFGCMLRLRRLVRDLERLATTSAAMVKLSAIHRMVRRASPPRGRKKFRFKRPPKAAA from the coding sequence ATGGTGCGGGGCCGGAAGCGGCATGTCGTCACGGACACGGTGGGCCTGCTGCTGATCGTGGTGGTGACGGCGGCGAACGCCGACGACGGGGCGACGGCGCCGCGGCTGCTCGCCGGCCTGCCCGCGGCGAGCTTCCCGCGGCTGTCGGTCGTGTGGGCCGACCGGAAGTATCGCAACAACAAGCTGGACGAATGGCTGGCGGGACAACGCCGCCTGCGGCTGGAGATCTCGTCGAAGCCGGAGGGGGCGATCGGGTTCAAGCCGCTGAAGAAGCGTTGGGCGGTGGAGCAGACGTTCGGCTGCATGCTCCGCCTGCGGCGGTTGGTCCGCGACCTCGAGAGGCTGGCGACGACCAGCGCGGCGATGGTGAAGCTCAGCGCGATCCATAGGATGGTCCGCCGAGCCAGCCCGCCGCGCGGTCGAAAGAAATTCCGCTTCAAGCGGCCGCCCAAGGCGGCCGCTTAA